In Labrys monachus, the genomic stretch AAGGCCGCCATCCAGAACGTGCCGACCAACGGCATCATGGACGCGATGATGGCCTTCGAGGCCGCCGGCATCCTGAAATATGCCGACAAGGGCAATCCCACCCAGGAAGAACTCGGCGCCACCATCGGCAAGCTGATCGAATTGAAGAAGGGCGGCCATTTCCGCGCGCTGTGGAGCACCTTCGACGAGTCGATCAACCTGATGGCGTCCGGCGAGGTGGTGATCCAGTCGATGTGGTCGCCGGCGGTGACGGCGGTGCAGACCCAGGGCATCAAATGCACCTATCAGCCGCTGAAGGAAGGCTATCGCGGCTGGGGCAACGGCCTCGGCATCGTCTCCCATGTCGACGGCATCAAGCTCGACGCCGCCTATGAATATCTCAACTGGTACAATTCCGGCTGGGTCGGCGGCTTCATCGCCAAGCAGGGCTATTACAGCGCCAATCCGAAGACGGCGAAGGCGGCGCTGTCCGACAATGAGCGCGGCTTCTTCTACGAGGGCAAGCCGGCGACGGCGGATATCACCTCGCCGACCGGCCAGAAGACCAATTCGGCCGGCGACGTGCGCGACGGCGGTTCGTTCGAGGAGCGCTTCTCCAAGGTGGCGGTCTGGAACAACCTGATGGACCAGGCCGAATATCTCTACGCCAAGTGGAACGAGTTCAACGCGGCCTGACCGCCAGCCGCGACCCCGGACACGTTTTTCTGCACGGAGGGCGGTGATGCCGCCCTCCGTTTCGACAGTGGTTCCATGGCGATGCAATGACGAAGAAAACAGCTGCCTCCTACCTCCAAGTCGCGCCCCTGACGCTTGTCCTGGCGATGTTCTTCGTCGTGCCGATCGCGCTGGTCGTCGTGGTGAGCTTCTTCCGCTACCAGATGCTGGTCGGCATCGTGCGGACCTTCACGCTCAAGAACTATATCGACCTTCTGTCCAGCCCGACGACATGGGCGCTCTATCTGTCGACCGTGAAGTTCACGCTGATCGTGCTCGTCCTCACCTTCGTGATCGGCTTCTGGATCGCCTATTTCCTGGTGTTCCATGTGCGCAACCTCGTGGTCGCGATCGGGCTCTTCCTGCTGTGCACGATCCCGTTCTGGACGTCGAACATCATCCGCATGATCTCGTGGCGCCCGATCCTCGGCAAGGAAGGGCTGATCAACAACGCGTTGATCCATACCGGCATCATCGACCAGCCGCTCAACTGGCTGCTCTATTCCGATTTCTCGGTGGTCGTCGCCTATGTCCACCTCTTCACCATGTTCATGATCGTGCCGATCTTCAATTCGATGGCGCGCATCGACAAATCCCTGCTGGAGGCGGCGATCGATGCCGGCGCCAACCGCTGGGGCGTCGTCTGGAACGTGGTGCTGCCGCTGTGCAAGACCGGCATCGCGCTCGGCGCCCTGTTCGTGGTGACGCTGGTGATGGGCGACTTCTTCGTCGTCACCGTGATGAGCGGCGGGCTTTCGGGTTCGGCGACGTCGGGCATCTTCAACGACCTGCAGATCCTCAATTATCCGCGCGCGGCCGCCAATGCCGTCCTCCTGCTCATCATCGTGCTTCTCATCGCCGCCGCCATCTTCAGGCTCGTCGACGTGCGCAAGGAACTGGTACGGTAATGTCGCTTCCTTCCTCCCCCGGCAGCCGGCCCTGGACCTTCTATGTCCTGGCCGCCTTCTTCACCCTGTTCGTCATCTTTCTCTACGGGCCGATGATCTCGGTGCTCGTACTGTCGTTCCAGGGTCCCAACGCCTCGCTGGTCTTCCCGCTGCGCGATCCCTCGACCATGTGGTTCGACGAATTGTTCAACCCGCGCCGGACCGGCGACGTGGTCGGCGCCTTCGACCGGTCGCTGCCGCTCGCGCTGATCGTGATGGTGCTGACGGTGCTGATCTCGGTGACGGCCGGCTTCGCTTTCCGCCGGCGTTTCCTCGGCGCCAGCCTGATCTTCTATACCGCGATCGCCAGCCTGATCGTGCCCGGCCTGGTGCTGTCGATCGGCATCCTCGTCACGTTCAAATATCTTCTCGGGCAGTCGGCAGCCTGGTACACCTCGGCCCTCGGCGCGCATCTGTCCTGGGCGCTTCCCTTCGGCCTGCTGATCATGTTCGCCATCCTCGGACGCCTCAACCCGTCCTATGAGGAGGCCGCCTACGATCTCGGCGCCAGCCGCTGGCAGACCGTCAAATCGGTCGTGGTGCCGATCGTCTTCCCCGGCGTGATCGCGGTGGCGCTGTTCGGCTTCACCCTGTCCTACGACGAATTCCCGAGGAGCTGGCTGACCGTCGGTCCCAAGAACACGCTGCCGCTCGAGATCTGGACGATGACGACCAACGTCACCTCGCCCGCCCTCTATGCGCTCGGCACCGTCACGACGATCGTTTCCTTCCTCGTCATCATATTGGCGCTCGGATCGATCCTCATCATTCAACGCAAGCGGTCGAGATAATGAACGACAGATCCGTTTCAGCCCAACCCGGCCCGGCCGCCGCGGGCCGGCAGGCGTCCGGCGAGATTCGCCTCACCCACATCACCAAGACGTTCGGCGAGTCCCATGCCGTCAAGGACATCAACCTGACGATCCCGCACGGGTCCTATTGCTGCCTGCTCGGACCGTCCGGCTGCGGCAAGACCACCATCCTGCGCATGATCGCCGGGCACGAGACGCCGAGCTCGGGCCAGATCTTCATCGGCGACCAGATGGTCGTCGGCAAGCCGCCGGTCGAGCGCGGCACGGCGATGATGTTCCAGAGCTACGCCCTGTTCCCGCATCTCTCCATCCTCGACAATGTCGCCTTCTACCTGAAGATGCGCGGCGTCGGGAAGGAGGAGCGGCGCGAGCGCGCGCACCGCATGCTGGAGCGCGTCCAGCTCGACCATCTGCGCAACCGCATGCCGGCGCAGCTCTCCGGCGGCCAGCAGCAGCGCGTGGCGCTGGCCCGCTCGCTGATCACCAATCCGAGGGTCCTGCTCCTCGACGAGCCGCTGTCGGCGCTCGACGAATTCCTCCGCCTGCAGATGCGCGGCGAATTGAAGGCGCTGCAGGCCGAGCTCGGCATCACCTTCGTCCACGTCACCCACACCCAGCCCGAGGCGATCGCGCTCGCCGACATGGTGGTGGTGATGGATACCGGGCGCATCGAGCAGGCGGCGACCGCCAATGACATCTTCAACCGTCCGACGACGCCCTATGTGGCCCGCTTCATGGGTGGCCAGAACGTGCTGACCGGCACGGTCGCCAGCGTCTCGGCCGCCGGCGTGCGCCTGGAGGGAACGCAGGGCGAAGCCTTCGACGTGCCGGTCGGCGGTGCGCCCGCCGCCGGCGCGCCGATGTCGATCTCGATCCGGCGCGACCGCATCCATGTCGCGAAGGCGACCGGCGAAGCGGCGCCGCTCGCACCCAACAGCGTCGCCGGGGTCGTGGAGGCGACGGAGTACCAGGGCAATTTCGTCAAGGTGAGCATCCTCGTCGCGGGCGGTTCCGCCTTCGTGGCGAACGTCGCCGACGAGGAGTTTTTCGCCGGGCCCGTCGGCCCGGGCGACCGGGTCGTCGCGAGCTGGAAGCCCGAGCAGGTGCATGTGCTGTCGAAGGTCGATTCGGGAGAGGCGCGCAAGCCCTACGCCGCCGGCGGACACTGACGAGCCGGAAGGCGGCGACAGCGGCCGGCGGGTTCGTGGCGGGTGAGGAATCGGGGAGGGCGCGCGCGGCGGGCGCTGCGTCGCCGATAGCGTTGTTTTGCGTTCGAGCACGCGTATCGCGGCATCGTCCGGACGCGTGGCCGACAGGAGAAGCCAGTGGCTGATATTGAAGACATTTCGAGGCGCACGGCGGTCGAGATCGGCCTTGCCTTCCGCAACGGCGAGACGACGCCGCCGGCGCTCGCCGACTATCTGCTCGGACGGATCGAAGCCTCGCGCGGCGACAACGTCTTCATCACGGTGACGGCCGCCCGCGCCATGCGGGAGGCGGAAGCCGCGGCGGCGCGCTACGAGCGCGGTCGCCCCCTGTCGCCGCTGGACGGCGTGCCGATCGCCTGGAAGGACCTCATCGACATCGAGGGCGCCCCGACCACCGGCGGCTCGCTGCTGTTCTCGCGGGAGGTGCCGAAGACGCGGGACCAGCAAAGCGCCGCCAACGCCGCCGCCGCCGGCATGGTCTGCCTCGGCAAGCTGAACCTGTCGGAGCTCGCCTTTTCCGGCCTCGGCCTCAATCCGCATTTCGGCACGCCGGTCAATCCGAACGACCGCGGCACGCATCGCGCCCCGGGCGGCTCGTCCTCCGGCTCGGGCGCTGCCGTCGCCGGCGGCCTCGCGCCCTGCGCCATCGGCACGGACACCGGCGGCTCGGTGCGCATTCCCGCCGCCTTCAACGGCATCGTCGGCTTCAAGACCAGCGAGGGGCGCCTCGACAAGACGGGCGTGATCCCGCTCTCCCGCACCCTCGACACCCTCGGCCCGCTCGGCCGCTCCGTCGCCGACTGCGCCGTGCTGGACATGGTGCTGCGCGGCGCCGTCACCGTCGAGGCGCGGCGGCGCGACCTGCGCGATCTGACGCTGCTGGTGCCCACCAACCACGTATGCGACCAGGCCGAGCCGGCGGTGCTCGCCAATTTCGAACAGGCGCTCGAGGCGCTCGCCCGCGGCGGCGCCACCATCGTCCGGGACAAGGTCGACGCCCTCGACGCGATCGCCGAGATGACGGCCCGCCACGGCACGCTGACGGCAGCGGAAGCCTATTTCGAGTATCGCGATGCCGTCGAGAGCGAAAAGGGCGGCGCCATGGACCGGCGCGTGCGCCACCGCATCCTGAGCGGCCGCCAGATGTCGGCCCACGACCTCGTTTCGATCGGGCGCATCCGCGAGAAGGCCATCGCCGATGTCGAGGCCCGGCTCGGCGGCGCCCTCCTGGTCATGCCGACCACGCCGGTGACGGCGCCGGAAGTCGCCCCGCTCGACGCCGACGACGCGCTCTTCCACGAGGTCAACCTCAGGACGCTGCGCAACACCTGGCTCGGCAACAATCTGCGGCTCTGCGGCTTGGCGATGCCGAACGGACGCGACCACAGGGGCCTGCCCACCAGCATCCTGTTTTCCGCCACGAATGGCGAGGACGACCGTCTCCTCGGCTTCGGCCTCGAGATCGAGCGCGCCCTCCAGGGCCTGTTCGAGCCGCTCGGCCGCGGAGCGTGAGTTGCAGGACGGCGGCCACGGCTGCCGAGAAGGAGGAACACCATGACGAGCGCGAAACCCCGGTCAGAGAAATTCGAGCGCGGCCTGAAGACGCGGCGCGCCGTGCTCGGGGCCGATTATGTCGACCGCTCGCTGGAGCAGGCCGACGATTTCAACTGGTCCATGCAGCAATTGACGACCGAATGGTGCTGGGACGAGATCTGGAACCGGCCCGGCCTCGACCGCCGCAGCCGCAGCATCCTCAATCTCGGCATGATCGCGGCCCTCAACCGCCCGCACGAGCTCAAGCTCCATATCCGCGGCGCCCTCAACAACGGGCTGAGCAAGGACGAGCTGAAGGAGATCTTCCTCCAAATCGGCGTCTATTGCGGCGTGCCGGCGGCGCTCGACTGCTTCCGCATCGCCAAGGAGGTCTTCAAGGAAATCGGGCAGGGAGACGCGACTTGACCGACGCCGCGCGGACGCAGGGACGGGCGATCGCCTTCGTCGGCCTCGGCATGATGGGCCTGCCGATGGCGACGCGGCTGGTCGAGGCCGGCTTCCGCGTGCAGGGCTGCGACGTTTCCGAGCCGGCGCGCTCTGCGCTGGCCGCGCGCGGCGGCCTCGCCTTCGCCACGCCCGGCGAGGCGGCGGCGGGCGCCTCGATCCTCGTCACCATGCTGCCGAACGGCGGCATCGTCCGCGACGCCGTCCTCGGCGCCGGCGGTGCGGCGGCGACGCTCGGCCCCGGAGCGCTCGTCGTCGACATGAGTTCGTCGGCGCCGATGGAGACGCGGGCGCTCGCCGCCGACCTCGCGGCGAAGGGCCTCGGCCTCGTCGACGCGCCGGTTTCCGGCGGCGTGCGGCGGGCCGTCGACGGCACGCTCGCCATCATGGCCGGCGGCGATCCGGCGCTGGTCGAGCGCGCCCGGCCGCTGCTCGATGCCATGGGCCGAAGCGTGATCCTGACCGGACCGGTCGGCTCCGGCCATGCGGTCAAGGCCCTGAACAACTATGTCTCGGCCGCCGGGCTCGCCGCCGCCTGCGAGGCGGCGATCATCGCCGAACGGTTCGGCGTCGACCCGAACGTGCTCGTCGACGTGCTCAACGTCTCGACGGGGCGCAACAATGCGACCGACGTGAAGATGAAGCCGTTCGTGCTGTCCGGCACCTTCGCCTCGGGCTTCTCGATGGCGCTGATGGCCAAGGACCTGCGCACGGCGGTCGACCTCGCCGAGCAACTCGCCATCGACGCCGAAGGCGCGCGCGGGGCCGCGGCGCTGTGGGCCGAGGCCTCGGCGGCGCTCGGCAAGGCCGCCGACCACACGGAGATCTACCGCTTTCTCGCCGGACGCGGGAAGCCGGAATAGGGAGGCCAGTCATGGCGAGGATCGTCCATACCGCATCGGCCCAGATGGGACCGATCGCGAAATCCGAAACCCGCAGGGATACGGTGAAGCGCCTGGTCGCGCTGATGCGCGAGGCCAAGGGCCGGGGCGCCGAGCTGGTGGTCTTCACCGAGCTCGCGCTCGTCACCTTCTTTCCGCGCTGGCTGATCGAGGACGAGGCGGAGCTCGACAGCTATTACGAGCGGCAGATGCCCGGGCCCGACACCCAGCCGCTGTTCGACGAGGCGAGGAAGCTCGGCATCGGCTTCTATCTCGGCTATGCCGAACTGGTGGTCGAGGATGGCCGCAAGCGCCGCTTCAACACCTCGATCCTGGTCGACCGCTCGGGCGGCATCGTCGGCAAATACCGCAAGGTGCATCTGCCCGGCCATGCCGCGCCGCAGCCCGGCCGCCGGCACCAGCATCTCGAAAAACGCTATTTCGAGCCCGGCAATCTGGGCTTTCCGGTCTGGCGCGCCTTCGACGGCGTGATGGGGATGTGCATCTGCAACGACC encodes the following:
- a CDS encoding N-carbamoyl-D-amino-acid hydrolase, which encodes MARIVHTASAQMGPIAKSETRRDTVKRLVALMREAKGRGAELVVFTELALVTFFPRWLIEDEAELDSYYERQMPGPDTQPLFDEARKLGIGFYLGYAELVVEDGRKRRFNTSILVDRSGGIVGKYRKVHLPGHAAPQPGRRHQHLEKRYFEPGNLGFPVWRAFDGVMGMCICNDRRWPETYRVMGLQGVEMVMLGYNTPYDHTGHPDIDGLTQFHNHLSMQAGAYQNATWVIGTAKCGIEEGSNMVGQSVIVAPSGEIVAMAVSLEDEIITARCDLDLGRRYRETIFDFARHREPEAYRLIVERKGAVPPAA
- a CDS encoding ABC transporter substrate-binding protein; its protein translation is MKKTGEILDKVISRRAVLKGGAVAAASTVIGAPTVWAQTIKDITLNHTGMSYSVLADIGRQAQKDLGFKIEMSVVDHPGLLNRMANDPNSIDICDMEIWQSKVLVPQDVLHGIEVSKIKAWGDLTPLYTEGTFAGKEVSREGDSPIKFIYREAKDTAGFAKSKTDFVNFVPSVFNADTLGIRPDLTGRPITSWADLISPDFKGKAAIQNVPTNGIMDAMMAFEAAGILKYADKGNPTQEELGATIGKLIELKKGGHFRALWSTFDESINLMASGEVVIQSMWSPAVTAVQTQGIKCTYQPLKEGYRGWGNGLGIVSHVDGIKLDAAYEYLNWYNSGWVGGFIAKQGYYSANPKTAKAALSDNERGFFYEGKPATADITSPTGQKTNSAGDVRDGGSFEERFSKVAVWNNLMDQAEYLYAKWNEFNAA
- a CDS encoding ABC transporter ATP-binding protein; the protein is MNDRSVSAQPGPAAAGRQASGEIRLTHITKTFGESHAVKDINLTIPHGSYCCLLGPSGCGKTTILRMIAGHETPSSGQIFIGDQMVVGKPPVERGTAMMFQSYALFPHLSILDNVAFYLKMRGVGKEERRERAHRMLERVQLDHLRNRMPAQLSGGQQQRVALARSLITNPRVLLLDEPLSALDEFLRLQMRGELKALQAELGITFVHVTHTQPEAIALADMVVVMDTGRIEQAATANDIFNRPTTPYVARFMGGQNVLTGTVASVSAAGVRLEGTQGEAFDVPVGGAPAAGAPMSISIRRDRIHVAKATGEAAPLAPNSVAGVVEATEYQGNFVKVSILVAGGSAFVANVADEEFFAGPVGPGDRVVASWKPEQVHVLSKVDSGEARKPYAAGGH
- a CDS encoding carboxymuconolactone decarboxylase family protein, coding for MTSAKPRSEKFERGLKTRRAVLGADYVDRSLEQADDFNWSMQQLTTEWCWDEIWNRPGLDRRSRSILNLGMIAALNRPHELKLHIRGALNNGLSKDELKEIFLQIGVYCGVPAALDCFRIAKEVFKEIGQGDAT
- a CDS encoding amidase family protein; this encodes MADIEDISRRTAVEIGLAFRNGETTPPALADYLLGRIEASRGDNVFITVTAARAMREAEAAAARYERGRPLSPLDGVPIAWKDLIDIEGAPTTGGSLLFSREVPKTRDQQSAANAAAAGMVCLGKLNLSELAFSGLGLNPHFGTPVNPNDRGTHRAPGGSSSGSGAAVAGGLAPCAIGTDTGGSVRIPAAFNGIVGFKTSEGRLDKTGVIPLSRTLDTLGPLGRSVADCAVLDMVLRGAVTVEARRRDLRDLTLLVPTNHVCDQAEPAVLANFEQALEALARGGATIVRDKVDALDAIAEMTARHGTLTAAEAYFEYRDAVESEKGGAMDRRVRHRILSGRQMSAHDLVSIGRIREKAIADVEARLGGALLVMPTTPVTAPEVAPLDADDALFHEVNLRTLRNTWLGNNLRLCGLAMPNGRDHRGLPTSILFSATNGEDDRLLGFGLEIERALQGLFEPLGRGA
- a CDS encoding NAD(P)-dependent oxidoreductase, producing MTDAARTQGRAIAFVGLGMMGLPMATRLVEAGFRVQGCDVSEPARSALAARGGLAFATPGEAAAGASILVTMLPNGGIVRDAVLGAGGAAATLGPGALVVDMSSSAPMETRALAADLAAKGLGLVDAPVSGGVRRAVDGTLAIMAGGDPALVERARPLLDAMGRSVILTGPVGSGHAVKALNNYVSAAGLAAACEAAIIAERFGVDPNVLVDVLNVSTGRNNATDVKMKPFVLSGTFASGFSMALMAKDLRTAVDLAEQLAIDAEGARGAAALWAEASAALGKAADHTEIYRFLAGRGKPE
- a CDS encoding ABC transporter permease; the protein is MSLPSSPGSRPWTFYVLAAFFTLFVIFLYGPMISVLVLSFQGPNASLVFPLRDPSTMWFDELFNPRRTGDVVGAFDRSLPLALIVMVLTVLISVTAGFAFRRRFLGASLIFYTAIASLIVPGLVLSIGILVTFKYLLGQSAAWYTSALGAHLSWALPFGLLIMFAILGRLNPSYEEAAYDLGASRWQTVKSVVVPIVFPGVIAVALFGFTLSYDEFPRSWLTVGPKNTLPLEIWTMTTNVTSPALYALGTVTTIVSFLVIILALGSILIIQRKRSR
- a CDS encoding ABC transporter permease — translated: MTKKTAASYLQVAPLTLVLAMFFVVPIALVVVVSFFRYQMLVGIVRTFTLKNYIDLLSSPTTWALYLSTVKFTLIVLVLTFVIGFWIAYFLVFHVRNLVVAIGLFLLCTIPFWTSNIIRMISWRPILGKEGLINNALIHTGIIDQPLNWLLYSDFSVVVAYVHLFTMFMIVPIFNSMARIDKSLLEAAIDAGANRWGVVWNVVLPLCKTGIALGALFVVTLVMGDFFVVTVMSGGLSGSATSGIFNDLQILNYPRAAANAVLLLIIVLLIAAAIFRLVDVRKELVR